The following is a genomic window from Chitinophaga caseinilytica.
AAATCAGCTACTGCTTCAGGAATCTTGCGCAGATCAAGGGAAACGATATTCTCCCCTTTTTTCTCCTGTATGGCCTTTATGATGGAAGTAAAAATCTTGCTGTTCCTATTGATGCGTGTTACCGCCTTTTTCCTGCTGTTCAGTATGGTTAAGGGTGCCAATAAGTGCTGTTTTTGTTAAAAATAGTCTTTAATCTCCAAAATTACTAAACCGGGGCCAAAATATAACGCCGGCTTATATGCTGGAAGACGGATGGGTCGGTAAAATATTGTTAAAATGATGGTAATTTGCTCATTTTACAGTTAAATCAGGATTTGTGATAGGCCATCCGTTTCACGTGCTCAACACGGTAGACAGCACCAATAACTATGCCATGGCAAGGGTCGCCGAAGGCCCCGTGGCGCCCGGGTACACATGGTTCGCTATGGAGCAGACCGCAGGGAAAGGACAGCGCGGCAAACAGTGGCTCTCCACGCCCGGTGAGAACATCATGCTCACCACCGTTCTCCAACCCGCGCTGGGCCTGCATCAGCAGTTCATGCTCAGCGTGGCCGTAGCCCTCGGCGCATTCGATTTCTTCCGGAAATACGCAGGAGACGAAACCCGCATCAAATGGAGCAATGATATTTACTGGCGTGACAGAAAGGCAGGGGGCATTCTTATCGAGAACGTTTTGCGTGGAAGCGTCTGGCAATATGCCATAGCTGGGATGGGCATTAATATCAACACCCCCCATTTCCCCGACCATCTCCAAAACCCCGTTTCCCTCCGCCAGATCACCGGCCGCGAATGGGATACGCTCGAACTGGCCAAAGACCTCTGCACCCATCTCGAAAACCGGTACAGCAAGCTCAGCGTAGACACTTATCCTGCCATGCTCGCCGAATACAAAGACAATCTCTACCGCCTTCACGAGCCCGCGCTTTACCGCATCAACGGCGAAATCTTCCAGGGCGTTATCCGCGACGTATTGCCCGACGGAAGGCTGTGCCTGGAAAAGAACAAGGAAATACTGGAACTGGGATTCGGCGAAGTGGAATTCATCTTCGCCCGGTAAAACTGGAAAAAGCCAGTAAAAACTGGCTTTTTGGAGAAGTGGAATTTGTAAAGACAAACATCTGAAGCTTCTCCAAAAATGCCAGCCACGGGTCAAAGCCCATGATTTTGGTCGATAAATGGAGGTTTACAAGATGGAACTTCTTTTCCGCTTATCCAAATAAAATTTTGCAACCCATGCTGCAATTCGCTGCAAACGCCCGCTGTTGCCCGTTGCAACAAATTATTGGATATTTGCAACGAAACGCTTGATGATTGCAATTTCGCTCCCGCATCCGCAGCGTAGCTTTGTTATCCACTTTAAATCCTATTCAGACATGCATTACAGAACTCTGGGAAACACCGGCGAAAAAGTTTCAGCGATCGGCCTCGGCTGCATGGGCATGGCCTTCGCCTACGGCCAGCGCGATGATGCCGAATCCCGCGCTACGCTTGAGCTCGCACTCGACCTCGGCGTTAATTTCTGGGACACGGCAGACATGTACGGCCAGGGCCTCAACGAAAAACAACTCTCCGAAGTGCTCGCCACCCGCAGGAAAGACGTATTCCTCGCCACCAAATTCGGCTTCCGTTACCGCGAAGATAATTCCACCTACTTCGACGGATCGCCCGCGTATCTCAAACAAGCCTGCGAAGCATCGCTCAAAAGGCTCGGCGTAGACGTGATCGATCTCTATTACGCCCACCGCGTAGACGATCAGGTGCCCATCGAAGAAACCGTTGGCGCCATGGCCGAACTGGTAAAGGAAGGGAAAGTACGTTACCTCGGCCTGTCGGAAGCCTCCGCGCATTCAATCCGCAAAGCCGCCGCCGTGCATCCCATCGCCGCGCTGCAAAGCGAATACTCCCTCTTCGTGCGCGACATCGAATCCGACATCATTCCCACCTGCCGCGAACTGGGCATCGGCATCGTGCCCTACAGCCCCCTCGGCCGCGGGGCCCTCACTTCCGACCTGCGCGACGTCAAAGACCTCGACCCGACCGACTTCCGCCGCAACCTCCCCCGGTTCCAGCAGGAAGCGTTCGACAAGAACCTCCGTATCGTGAGCGCCCTGGAAGACATCGCGGCCGAACGCCACATCACCCTGCCGCAGCTGGCCCTGGCATGGCTGCTCGCCAAAGGCGACAACATCACCCCCATCCCCGGCACCAAACGGCGTAAATACCTGCAGGAAAACGCCGCGGCGGCCGATATCGCGCTGACTGCCGACGATGTTGCCCGCATCGAAGCCACGCTTTCCGGTTACCAGATCGAAGGCGAACGTTACAGCGAAGGGGCTATGAAACTGGTGAACCGCTAACCTGACGCAATTGCTCAAATCCGTGCAGCCACTACGGTTCCAATACGGTTACAGTACGGTTACAGTACGGTTACAGTACGGTATCCCTACTATATCTGTACTGAACGAGTACTGTAAGGCTATGGTAACGCCAAATAAAAAGGGAGCGCTCCTGCCGGGGCGCTCCCTTTTTATTTGGATGAACATGGTTTATTTCACATTGTACCCCCAGCCTTTCAGCCACTGGAGCACTTTGTCGCGATAATCGCCCTGGATAAGCACCAGCCCGTCTTTTACCGAGCCGCCGGTGCCGCATTTTGTTTTCAGTTCCTTGCCGAGTTTTTCGAGATCGGCTTCCGTGCCCACGAACCCTTCCACCACGGTCACCGTTTTACCGGCGCGCTGCTTCGTGTCCAGCTTCACGCGGAGGCGCTGCTCCGCAGGCGCCAGCGTAGCGGCCTCTTCGGTGGGTTCCTGCGGGTACGAAAAGTTGGGATCAGTAGAATAAACGATCCCGTTGGAGGCGGATTTTTTCTTGCTCATAACTTGCGTTTTTTAGTGACCGTTGGGCACCAGGATCTGGAGCGCGCCCGGCACCACGTTAAAATGAACGGTTTTTCCCTGCGTCAGCGGCACCGCATCGCCATCCACCTGCAGGCAGGATAGATCGGGGCTGGCCACTGTTATTTCTTGTCCGGTAAAATGTTGCATATAGCGGCTCTCGCCGATGTTGCCCCGCAGCGAACTGATGCTCAGCGGCAGCAGGTCCCAGAAGCGGAGCGGGCGCACCATGCAGACGTCCAGCTGCCCATCGAACAGGCTGGCCTGCGGCGCCAGTTTGAAATCGTACCCGAACTGGTTACCGTTGGCCACGGTCATGAGGAACGCCGGCGCTTCGGTTTCCTTCCCGTCCATCCGGATCTTGTAAACCGCGGGTTTGTAGGTTGAAAATCCGCCGACCACGAGCCGCGCGTAATTGATGAGCCCGCGCTTTTTGCTGTGCCGGAAACGGTCTGCGATCACCGCATCGAAACCCACGCCCGCATTGCTGAGGAAGAGGTGCTCGTTGGCGTACCCCGCATCCATGGGCTTTCTATTTCCTCCGGCTACGATGGCAAGCGCCTTTTCCACGTCCAGCGGGATGTTGAGCGCCCGTGCCAGGCCGTTCCCACTGCCGAGGGGCACGATGGCCAGCGCCGTTTTCGAGCCCACGAGGCCCTGGGCGATCTCGTTGATGGAACCGTCGCCGCCCACGGCCACAACGGTATCTACGCCGCGGTCTACGGCTGAAATGGCCAGGTCTGTACCGTGACCGAGGTATTGGAGATAGGTGGTCTCAACCTGGAAGCGATCTTCCGGCAACTGCCGTGCGATGGCGGCGCCGAGGGATTTCTCGCGGTCGGTGCCGGCTTTCCGGTTGATGATGATCAGTATTTTCCGCAATGGTAAGAGGATTGACTCAGGAATGGATAACGGCCTTGAGACTGAGGTCCAGGCTCACGGCATGGTGTATGATGGCGCCGACAGACACGAAATCGACCCCTGTTTTGGCGTATGCCTCCACATTTTCGATCGTGATGCCGCCGGATGCTTCGGTTTCGTATTGGCCTTTGATGAGGTCGAGCGCCGGGGGGATCTGCTCCGGCGAAAAATTGTCGAGCATGATGCGATGCACCTGTCCCACCTGCAAAATCTCCTTCACATCATCGATATTCCGGGCTTCCACTTCGATTTTCAGATCGAGCTGTTTTTCCTTCAGATAAGCCACCACGCGCTCAACTGCCGGGGTGATGCCGCCTGAGAAATCGATGTGATTGTCTTTAAGCATGACCATATCGTACAGTCCGATCCGGTGATTGACGCCGCCCCCGATGCGCACGGCTTCTTTTTCGAGCATGCGGAAGTTGGGGGTGGTTTTGCGGGTGTCGAGCACGCGGGTATGATACCCTTTGAGGCGGTCGGTGTATTTACGGGTGAGCGTGGCGATGCCGCTCATGCGCTGCATACAGTTGAGGACGAGCCTTTCTGCGCTCAGCAGGGTGCGCACGCGGGCGGAGACTTCAAACGCGATTTCTCCGGCCTGCATGGGCTCGCCGTCTTTTTTGAAGGGGACGAAACGGGTGGAATCGTCGAGCATGCGGAAGATGGCTTCGGCCACTTCCATGCCGGCGAGCACGCCGTCTTCCTTGATCTTGAGCCTTGCTGTGCCGGTGGTTTCGGCGGGGATGGAGGCGAGGGTGGAATGGTCGCCCGAGCCGATATCTTCCGCCAGTGCGGCTTTGATGAATTGTTCCAATGCTTCTTTCTGTAACATAACGCAATCGGGAATGAAAGGGCAAGTTACAAACAAAAAGGCCATCCGCCTAGGAGCGGATAGCCTTTCAATGTGTTCGTCTTGCTGTTGAGCTATTTATTTTCGAAGCGCAGTTCGTTGAGGACGAATGCGTTCCCTTTTTCTGGAGAAAAAACGAGGTTCGGAAATTGCCGCCGGAAGTGGTGAGGTTGCCCACCCCGAACTGGGAGCCGCCTTCGGGGCCGCCTTTGTGGAGCAGTTCGAAGGTTTTGACGGTGTTTTTCCCGAAGAAGTCTTTCAGGATGATTTCCGCCTGGGCTTTGCTGTAGGAGTTGGATCTGCCAGCCATATTGATCTCGACCGTGTTGTCCAGGAGTTTGCTCAGGTTACCGGAGTCTCCCTTTTTCAGGGCGTTGACCACATCATCGAAAGGACCCGCCAGCAGCGTAAAAGCCGTCAGCATCCCTCCGAGCAGGAACACCCCCAACACTACGATTAACTTTTTCATTATCCGTTATTTTGATCGCAATACATTTATCAACCTTAGAAGACACGAAAACTATGCCAAATTGCTGACTTTCAATAAATATACCATTATTGTGCTATACTTCCCAAGGTTGCGCATTACAATAATTTAATATACAAAAATCCCCTGAATTATAACCCCTCTTCAAAAATTTTAGACACCGGGAAAGATAGTATTATTAATTTCACGGGCCGATTCATTCACAACGCACAACCGGATTTAAAGTATGGAAACTAAAAGAGCGATCCTGATCATCATGGATGGCTGGGGCCAGGGCCAGGTGCCCGCCGCAGACGCCATCGCACATGCAAACACCCCTTTCGTAGACGGCCTCTATGAACAATTTCCCCATAGCACCCTCATCACCTGCGGCGAGGCCGTAGGGCTCCCCGACGGACAAATGGGCAATTCCGAAGTAGGGCACCTCAATATCGGGGCCGGAAGGATCGTTTACCAGGAACTCCAGCGCATCAACGTAGCCGTAAGAGACGGCGAGCTCGCTGCCAGCAAGGTTTTGCAGGACTCCATGGACTACGCCCGCAATAACAATAAAGCCCTCCACTTCATCGGCCTGGTGAGCGATGGCGGCGTACATTCCCATATCACCCACCTCAAAGCCCTCGCTTCCATCGCGAAAGAACGCGGGCTCACAAACGTGTTTGTACATGCGTTCACCGACGGGCGCGACACCGATCCCAAAGGCGGCCTCGGCTACCTCGACGATCTCCAGCAACACCTGGGCGCCACCACCGGCCGCATCGCTTCCGTAACCGGGCGCTATTACGCCATGGACCGCGACAAACGCTGGGAAAGGGTGAAACTCGCTTACGACGCGCTCGTGAACGGCACCGGTACGCCTACGCAAGACGTGCTGACCGCCGTGAAAGCCTCCTACGCAGAAGGCGTGACCGACGAGTTCATCAAGCCCATCATCGTTACCGACGCGCAACAGCAGCCTATCGGCAACATCCAGCCCGGAGACGCGGTGATCTGCTTCAACTTCCGCACCGACCGCTGCCGCGAGATCACGGAAGTGCTCACCCAGCAAGCGTTCCCCGACTTCGGCATGCAGCCCCTGGCATTGCACTATACGACCATGACCGAATACGACAAAGCCTTCAAGGGCGTACATGTCATTTTCGAAAACGATAATCTTTCCATGACCCTCGGCGAAGTCCTGGAAAAGAACGGCAAAACGCAAATCCGCATCGCGGAAACGGAGAAATATCCGCATGTGAGCTTCTTCTTCTCCGGCGGTCGTGAAACGCCCTTCGAGGGCGAGAAACGCATTCTCGTGCCCTCGCCCAAGGTAGCTACCTACGACCTCCAGCCCGAAATGAGCGCCCCCGAACTGGCAGACGCCATCCTCCCCGAACTGGAGCAGCGTACGGCCGATTTCGTGGTCCTCAATTTCGCGAACGCAGATATGGTGGGCCACACCGGCGTTTGGCCGGCCGCCATCAAAGCCGTGGAAACCGTAGACGCCTGCGTGTCCAAAGTAGTTTCTACCGCATTGCTGAACGATTACACCATCTTCCTCACGGCAGACCACGGCAACGCGGACTTCATGATCAACGAAGACGGTACGCCCAATACGGCACACACCCTCAATCCCGTGCCTTTCTTCATCATCAGCAACGATTTCAAGGGTGAGGTCAAAAACGGTAAACTGGGCGACCTCGCTCCTACCATCCTTCACTTCATGGGCCTGCCCATCCCGAAGGAAATGACCGGCAACGTACTCGTATAATCCTCAACAGGATACATCGAAAGGGGCTGCTCCGGCGGCCCCTTTTTTATTTTCCGCCACCTGTAACTTTCCGGGGCCGCCTGGCGTTTAACACCTGATGAAGCCGGAAGGCTTCCCCCGAAACTGATTATTCTACTATTACCATAAGTTTTTTAGTGCTCTCGACAGATTTGCTCATGCATCAGATGCGCCGTATTCACGGTGCATTTTTTTATAGGCCGATAACGGCTACACCATTAAATTTGTGGGTATGAGAATCGTATTTGCTGGGCTTTTTGCGTTGTTGATGACCGGATGCCGGCTGCCCGAGCCCAAAGGCGGCGCGCCCGTTGCCGTGAGGGACCATAGCTACAGGGCGTTGGGGAACTATTGCTGGGACGAGATCGCCAGGATGCGGAAATCGCCCTTCCAGATCACCAAAACCATCCGCCTCAACGGGCAAACGGTGTCGGCGCCGGTGAAAGACAGCGCAGGACTGGAAGCGCTCTTCCGCCCGCTGATGGACGCCGATATCAGTCGCCCCTCGCTGGCAGACGCGTACGACATCGATACCATTCCCAATCATTTCTCGGGAGATACGACCTTCATCCACCGCACCCGCGGCAAACAGACCTGGCCTGCACAACTGATCGTGGAGATCGACAGCAGCCGGCGCATCAAATCCGTCCAGGCCTCTTCCCACACAAAGAACCCTGTGTACGAATACCGCCAGGAGATCGTTTACGAGCGCGATCGCCAGCTCTCCATCAGCTCCCATCAGAAAATCATCTTCATGAAAGCGGAAAACATGGAAACCATCGCCCAGTTCCGCCCATTAACAGCGCAGCAATGACGTCAGCGGAATTTTCCCAGATATCGCATACCATTCCCACTCAGGCCGGCATCTATAAATATTTCGACGCCGGCGGGGAACTGCTGTACATCGGCAAAGCCAAAAGCCTCCGCAAGCGCGTTTCCTCCTATTTCGTCAAGAACCACGACAATTACAAAACCCGGAAGCTGGTAGACAACATCCACCACATCGAGTTCACGATCGTAGACAACGAAAAAGACGCGTTCCTGCTGGAAAACGCCCTCATCAAGCAGTTCCGCCCGAAATACAACATCGATCTGAAAGACGATAAAACGTATCCGTTCATCGTCATCAAGCACGAATCTTTCCCCCGCGTTTTCCTCACCCGCCGCGTGATCAAAGACGGGTCGGAATACCTCGGCCCCTTCACCTCCGTGGGCCGCGTGCGCGAGCTGCTGGAAGTGATCCGCTACAACATCCCCCTGCGCACCTGCAACCTCAACCTGTCTGAACAGAACATCAAAAAAGGGAAGTTCAAGGTGTGCCTGGAATACCATCTCGGCAACTGCAAAGGCCCCTGCGAAGGGCTGCAATCGGCCGAAGATTACCGGGAAGGGCTCCAGTCCGTGAAGGAAATCCTCCGCGGCAACCTCTCGCCCGTGCTCAACGTGTTCAAATCGAAAATGCAGGCGCATGCGATGAACATGGAATTCGAGAAAGCGGAAATCGAACGGAAGAAAATCGCCAGTTTGCAGGATTACCAGGCCAGGTCTACCATCGTGAGCAGTCGCGTCGGGAACGTAGACGTGTTCACCATCCTGTCTGAAGGCAATTTCGCATATGTGAACTACCTGCGCGTGCTCAACGGCACCATCGCCGATACAAAAACCGTTACACTGGAAAAGAAGCTGGAAGAAACGGACGAGGAAGTGATGGAATACGCCATCGGGTACCTCCGCGAAGCGTTCCAGAGCCTGGCGCGCGAGATCGTGCTGCCTTTCCACGTCGATTTTCCGGAGGAAAACGTGGAAGTGATCGTCCCGAAAGGCGGCGACAAAAAGAAACTGCTCGATCTTTCCACCAAAAACGTCGACTATTTCCGCGAAGAGCTGCGCAAGAAAAAGATCCTGCATCTCGAAGGCAAGAGTGATATGGAAGTGAAGAAAGTGCTGTACCAGCTGCAGGCCGACCTGGAGTTGCAGGAACTGCCCGTTCATATCGAATGTTTCGATAACTCCAACTTCCAGGGGAGCTATCCCGTTTCGGCCTGCGTCGTGTTCAAAGACGGTGTGGCGTCGAAGAAAGATTACCGCCATTTCAATATCAAAACGGTGGAAGGCATCAACGACTTCGCGTCTATGACCGAAGTGGTGTACCGCCGCTACAAGCGCCTCCTGGACGAAGAACAGCCGTTGCCGCAGCTCGTTATCATCGACGGTGGTAAGGGCCAGTTGGGCGCGGCGATGGAAAGCATCCGCAAGCTCGATCTAATCGGCAGCATGACGGTGGTGGGCTTGGCGAAGAACGAGGAGGAAATTTTCTTCCCGGGCGATAAGGATTCCATCAAGCTGCCGTACGACAGTGAGAGCCTGAAGCTGATCCGGCGCGTCCGCGACGAGGTGCACCGTTTCGGCATTACGTTCCACCGGCAGAAGCGTAGCAAGGGCACGTTCAAGAATGAGCTGGAATCGATCAAGGGGATTGGCGAAAACACGGCTACGCAGCTGTTGCAGAGCCACCGGTCGGTCAATAAGGTGAAAGCGTTAAGTAAAGACGAACTGACAAAAGAAGTGGGCCTGAAAAAGGCGACGCTGATCTGGGAGCACTTTCATGGTAAGGAGGGCGCGAACGGGAAAGAAAAGCAGGAAGGATCAGTGTAATAACCGGTTCCCCATCACCTTTCATCAAACTGCACTCAAACATGTTAGTCCGCACCCATGCTTATTGGATACAGGGATGCCGTCTACGACACCGATCAAATCAGCATAAAAATCATCTTACAAGATTGTGATCAGGAAAAAGGGCGAATCGAAACCTCATCAAAAAAATCACGGCTTCATACAAAAGAGAGAGCCCGGTTTGAGAACCAGGCTCTATTCCCCAAGTTAACCATTAAAAGACACAGATTTATTTTTGATGACCGGCAGACCGCCGGTGGATCTTCGTTGTTGAAACATGACAATTACACATTCATTCAAGCGTGTTTTATCACATTACTAAAGTAATGCGTATGTGGCTGTGTCGTTGTTAAGTATTTGTTATCAGCACGAAATAGCCGTTAGCTGTAACCTGCAACAGCATTGAGTTTCAAACGATTTTTCGGGATCGGGAATTTGTTAGCGGGCGGTCTCGGAGAGGTACTGCAAATTGACCGCAGCCACGTCTGCGCCGCGCGCCATTTCCACACTGCGGATAGCCTGCAGCATGTGCCTTTGCGCGTGCGCGATGAGGAAGCGGAACGTATCTCCGGCCTTCAGCGCCACGAGTTTCGACAGCGTGGTCGGCAGCCGGATGCCGCCGATGTCGATCTTCTTCGCGGCTTGCAGGAGCGACAGCATCCATTCCTGTTGCGCCTGGAATTCGTCGAGCGTTTGCGCCGCGTCTAACCGGGGAGTGGGATTATGATTTTTGGGGGCAGACATTTTCATTTTCAGGCTGCCGTCTTCTTTCGGCAACATTGTTTGCGTAAAATAATTGCCCAGCCAGCCGCTGCGGAATTGCTCCGGCACGGGGCGTTTCCTGGAAAGGAATTTGCGGAATGCTTCGTCGAAAGCCGGCAGGTAGAAACGGCCGTAGCCATTGAGATGCTCCAGGCACTGGATGGCAGACCATTTGCCGGGCGCCGGCGGTTGCAGGAGAAGGTCGTGGGGTTGGGAGGCGAGGTAACGGTCTGCCGCCGCGCGAAGGTTGTTCACGTCGTGCTGCAGCTCGCTGAGCAGGGTTTCTGCGTGGAAGGTAGGCATGTGAAGAGATTTAATGATCCGATGCAAAGGTAATCCGGCTATTTACACGAAATCTTTGTCTAAACCAAGATTTACAACCGAACGCCACCTAACAGCTTGCTGAACGTAGCGGGATCGATGCCGAGGTAGGAAGCGAGGTATTTGTGGGGGATGAGCTGGAGAACGTGCGGGCTCCTGGCCAGGAGGCGCCTGAACTTCTGCTCCGCGCCCAGCGTCTGTATTTCGATCAGCCGTTCCATCACGCCCGCCATGGCGGCCATGGTACCGATGTGCACCCACCGGGCTATCGCCGGATGTTGCTGCATGAGCCGCTGAATATCGTTGTACGAAATTCGTAGAAAGGCGCTCTGGGTGAGGGTTTCCAGGTAATACCGCGAGGGTTGCTGCAGGAAAAACGAATCGATGATGCCGGAAAAGGAACCGGGATAGGAGAACATCAGCGTGGCTTCTTTTTGATTTTCAGCGAGGGCGAACGCGCGCTGGAGCCCTTCGGTCACGTAATAGCAGTACCGCTCGGTGTCTCCCGCGGCGGTGAGCACCGTTTTCCGTTTGCAGGCCAGCGGGTGGAAGCAGCCGGAAAGGTCTTCCCAGGCATCTTCCGGAAGCGGAACTACGGCATCTATGGCGGAACGGAGTTGCTGCATGGCTGTAAGATATAAAAAAAACCGCCCCGGATTACCCGGAGCGGCTTCTCATTATTGTTCGCAGGATTTGAGCGAATGGGAGATTAGTATTCCCACAGGTCCTGCTCTTTGTTAAAGATCTTGTCTTTGATGGCCTGGCCTTCCAGGAGGCGCATTACACCGTCTTTGATGTAGTTGCTGATCTCGCGGTTGAACGCGTTCTTTTCCTTCACAACGAAGCTGGAGAAGAAGCGCATTTCGAAGAGGTCTTCCCAGGTCATGGTAGACGCGTCGTTATTCTGGTTATATACGTCGTATTTGGCCAGAACGGGGCGCAGATCGGGATAATAGAGCCAGAACAGGGGGATGGTGGCGCGCACGGTACCGTCGTCGTTGATACGGGATACCATGGGGGCGATGCCGAGGATGCGGACCTTCAGCGCGGAGGCTTCCTGGTCAAACACCCAAACTTCCTTGATCTTGTACTGTTTGATCGTTTCGGGGTTGAACTCGTCGCGGATCGTGACGTTCTTTTCCTCGCCGGTTACCGGGTCGATGCTGCGAACGGTCCTTTCCTCGCCCGAGAGCTTGGTCATGATCTCGTCGTAGTTCATGAGGGTGCTGAATCGGTCGTCGATCGGGCTGAAAGCCTCAACTTCCTTGTTTTTGATCGCTGCAAGCAGGATATTGATGAGGAGCTGGTTGACGCCGGTCTCATCTTCCACGTTGTACTGGAAGGGGAGGTTCATCTTTTCGCGCACATCGATGATCTGCCAGATCTGTTTTTCCCAGAACTTGTCGTCTTCACGGATGTGATCGTAAGCGATGGGCACGCGGTCGCGGATAGGGCTCTTTTCGGAAACCCCGTCTACCCGCAGCGATTTACGCGGCGTATCTACCGGTGTGCCTACCCCGTCTTGCCGGAGCGATGCAGGTGCGGTACCTGCCGGAGCGGCGGGCACGTTTACCGGGTTGCCGGTGGCCGGGTTGGTCACGGGTGCGGGTTGCTGCTGCTGCTGCTGCTCGGGTTGCGGATCGGTATTACCTCTTCTGCGGCGCGACTGTGCGTCGGCGGAGGAAGCGATAAACACCAGCAACAATGCGCTCAGGCTGATCCTTTTCAATATTACTGCTTGCATAGCCAGTAACGGTTTTTTACGTTAATTGATCTTGAAGTTTACGTTGGGCATGGAACGAACCCTTCCGTCCGGACCTTTCACCTTGATATTGTCGAAATACACCTGGTCGCCGGGTTTGATGCCACGGATGGCACCCTGCAACTCGGGGTTGGCGGGCCACATTTCGGAGGTGGCGTCGCCTTCGGCATACGGACGGTTGCGCGATTCGATACCCATACGGTAGCCTACTACAGCGTAGCGGACACCGTCGAACACGAAGTCTTCCAGGTCGGCGCGGAGGCCTTGCTGCACTTTGAATTCGGCGGCTTTCATGGTGGGGCCTTTGGTGAGGCCTACCTTGATAGACGGGTCGGGTACG
Proteins encoded in this region:
- a CDS encoding Crp/Fnr family transcriptional regulator, with the translated sequence MQQLRSAIDAVVPLPEDAWEDLSGCFHPLACKRKTVLTAAGDTERYCYYVTEGLQRAFALAENQKEATLMFSYPGSFSGIIDSFFLQQPSRYYLETLTQSAFLRISYNDIQRLMQQHPAIARWVHIGTMAAMAGVMERLIEIQTLGAEQKFRRLLARSPHVLQLIPHKYLASYLGIDPATFSKLLGGVRL
- the gldN gene encoding gliding motility protein GldN, with the translated sequence MQAVILKRISLSALLLVFIASSADAQSRRRRGNTDPQPEQQQQQQPAPVTNPATGNPVNVPAAPAGTAPASLRQDGVGTPVDTPRKSLRVDGVSEKSPIRDRVPIAYDHIREDDKFWEKQIWQIIDVREKMNLPFQYNVEDETGVNQLLINILLAAIKNKEVEAFSPIDDRFSTLMNYDEIMTKLSGEERTVRSIDPVTGEEKNVTIRDEFNPETIKQYKIKEVWVFDQEASALKVRILGIAPMVSRINDDGTVRATIPLFWLYYPDLRPVLAKYDVYNQNNDASTMTWEDLFEMRFFSSFVVKEKNAFNREISNYIKDGVMRLLEGQAIKDKIFNKEQDLWEY